Proteins from one Anopheles nili chromosome 2, idAnoNiliSN_F5_01, whole genome shotgun sequence genomic window:
- the LOC128726642 gene encoding uncharacterized protein LOC128726642: MEPRVIALKPKYGGFGAAAELNHTVSPAGGGTGVSESTDPNASNRQHNLPSSNTTDTDRSALGSVTSMDSMNNVVTTTTTVTAIASTVHQLVPAPSAAAATATAAAAAAAAVNGGKVAPPAFSRLPPDGHEFPPNFTEPSAATTTANGGTNGNTVAAMTIMNGGVTAPVLVKSNDKHSSFNDDLPDLPKGHPPPVPRKLSVSNPPGSDGFRHKPPPFPSRSSSIAESMLSRKDLPQAYQSLQSVFEQRRRSVDVPDHGHHGKQPVAPPGRVSLVGSNWRKDEKSEKSVRDKIAMFSSAATDCDGTAPVVVSTVTVGRKFSKDFTKSSENLLGSAGSPRDAGAKKVSDTIEAYATLRKKAHSVEHLDEVDRGLPMPSPAINETPYKAKFSLETSKPVVLGKAYSVENLNPLNRAESGKHAGSTAAASVVDGSKVLARTISFSGYAGNGHSLATISSSTGGSNGSLASPNNNASGTDERWKSSISNLLEQRKKSMSKLRGLVIPEKVPEAEVLSDSRLIGLPIIKSKDSEIILSSSVISKPPELNGSSLSYNRKTSTLPMPPKTSISSMTGSSTRSSEQTPVQEVASFRATSRLLTSNTASMAADVKTSESESEMGTFRKPLPPMPPAKPPRTSLVYPPKSGSTDCLRSTEDESDDSDSVLSSRVSSPPVSPVAPTPVEKYALTRTLSSETNTSITSSNSTLTSSSGSQASCSSVGSTPTVDISRKLSKSSSSEASMNRKNVLASAKCRNGRGDLKIEDAGGFGGLKSKRYEDGDSTDGYEEEERRKSKSKPRGSLSNGSANGSSGKPAAFEPEKKELTHYKVVDKTSNIVDKVVKVASYVEVVSDLEDNTVVEDPIIVAAAKPLPVVEKPLPAVPLEQPKATTRTTDAPNASMSDLAKWVRHEAARTISHKDIGEVTSTIPVLRTEKKPISPPVAARTNAPETVPVPVRRELRSSVESKKLNLAEIRKSFESKSANSTVVPAPVKQPPKETVTTPAPVVPPTVTPVHATPKSQANGHDRFSSWDSLASSSSGVSSLQTNSLGLGNAAPNCSGSSQTLQSTPSDYGSFSSLGSSHSLITPQDLQLIIEEADPPLATPEAFVVVLQRETPESSIGITLAGGSDYEAKEITIHKILTNSPADRDGRLKKGDRILSINGLSMRGLTHRESLSVLKTPRPEVVMVITRSKSLVMDALAKLKRPSMGSLSSLAEKSELTSEYERKMKIQHKASRSLDLDHLDVASNEAESVFDGTASEDGLLSADDVSKCSSSNANENASSFVVAEAPEGCRMVEINKDGAGLGFSIEGGFDSPTGNKPLIIKKIFMGGAAEKSGILRAGEEIVAINDVSIAKMTRIQVWNMMKKLPNGSVCLTLK, encoded by the exons ATGGAACCGCGCGTGATAGCCCTCAAGCCGAAGTACGGTGGCTtcggagcagcagcag AACTGAACCACACCGTATcgcctgccggtggtggcacCGGAGTAAGCGAGAGCACCGACCCAAACGCCAGCAACCGGCAACATAACCTTCCCAGCTCCAACACCACCGACACGGACAGGAGCGCCCTGGGCAGTGTCACGAGCATGGACTCGATGAATAATGTAGTGACAACGACCACCACCGTGACCGCCATCGCCAGCACTGTGCATCAGCTCGTTCCAGcaccgtcagcagcagcagcaacagcaacagcagctgcagcagcagcagcagcagtgaaTGGTGGCAAAGTAGCGCCACCGGCATTCTCACGGCTACCACCGGATGGGCATGAGTTCCCGCCAAACTTCACCGAACCATCCGCTGCCACGACGACCGCGAACGGCGGCACCAACGGGAACACCGTGGCCGCGATGACAATTATGAACGGTGGCGTGACCGCACCGGTTCTCGTCAAATCGAACGACAAACATTCCAG TTTCAACGATGATCTGCCCGATCTGCCGAAAGGACATCCACCACCGGTTCCACGTAAG CTATCGGTCTCAAACCCGCCCGGTAGCGATGGATTCCGCCACAAACCGCCACCTTTCCCGAGCCGTAGCTCCTCGATCGCTGAGTCGATGCTCAGTCGTAAGGATCTTCCGCAGGCGTACCAATCGCTACAGAGCGTGTTCGAACAGCGGCGCCGATCGGTGGATGTGCCTGATCATGGACACCATGGAAAGCAACCGGTAGCACCACCTGGACGAGTGTCCTTGGTCGGTTCTAATTGGCGCAAGGACGAGAAGTCGGAAAAAAGCGTTCGGGATAAGATCGCGATGTTCTCCAGTGCGGCGACTGATTGTGACGGAACCGCACCGGTGGTCGTATCGACGGTGACTGTTGGGCGTAAGTTTAGCAAAGATTTCACCAAGAGCTCGGAGAACTTGCTCGGTTCGGCTGGAAGTCCGCGAGATGCTGGCGCTAAGAAGGTGAGCGATACGATTGAGGCGTACGCGACGCTACGAAAGAAGGCGCATAGTGTCGAACACCTGGATGAGGTTGATCGTGGTTTACCCATGCCGTCACCAGCGATCAACGAGACACCGTATAAGGCTAAGTTTAGTCTAGAAACCTCGAAACCGGTCGTACTTGGGAAGGCATACAGCGTCGAGAACTTAAACCCACTGAATCGCGCAGAATCTGGGAAGCACGCTGGAAGTACTGCTGCAGCTAGTGTCGTGGATGGCTCCAAGGTGCTTGCACGCACCATTAGCTTCTCGGGATACGCCGGAAACGGACACAGTTTGGCCACGATCTCGAGCTCGACTGGTGGTAGTAATGGTTCACTGGCCAGCCCGAATAACAACGCATCCGGCACGGATGAACGCTGGAAGTCGTCCATTTCGAACCTGCTGGAGCAGCGCAAGAAGTCGATGTCGAAGCTGCGCGGGCTCGTGATCCCGGAGAAAGTGCCCGAAGCGGAAGTGCTGTCCGATTCCCGTCTCATCGGTCTGCCGATCATCAAGAGCAAGGACTCGGAGATTATCCTTTCGTCGAGTGTCATCTCTAAGCCGCCTGAACTAAACGGTAGCTCACTGTCGTACAACCGGAAGACGAGCACACTCCCGATGCCACCCAAAACCAGCATCAGCTCGATGACGGGATCTTCCACGAGATCCAGCGAACAAACACCCGTGCAAGAGGTGGCCTCATTCCGGGCTACTTCCCGGCTTCTGACGAGCAACACCGCTTCCATGGCGGCTGATGTGAAAACTTCGGAATCGGAATCAGAAATGGGCACCTTCCGGAAGCCACTACCCCCGATGCCACCAGCGAAACCACCCCGGACGTCACTCGTGTACCCACCCAAGAGTGGTTCAACTGATTGCCTCCGCAGCACGGAGGACGAAAGCGATGACAGTGACTCGGTGTTGAGCTCACGTGTGTCCTCACCACCGGTGTCACCGGTGGCACCAACACCGGTAGAGAAGTACGCCCTCACGAGGACACTCAGCTCGGAAACGAACACCTCGATCACGAGCTCTAACTCGACGCTTACGTCCAGCTCGGGTTCACAGGCCAGCTGCAGCTCGGTTGGTAGCACACCGACCGTCGACATTAGCCGGAAGCTCTCGAAATCGTCCTCTTCCGAGGCGTCTATGAATCGGAAGAATGTGCTCGCCTCAGCCAAGTGCCGGAATGGGCGTGGTGATCTGAAGATCGAGGAtgccggtggtttcggtgggtTGAAATCGAAGCGCTATGAAGATGGAGACAGTACCGATGGGTATGAGGAAGAGGAACGCCGTAAATCGAAATCCAAACCCCGAGGATCACTCTCGAATGGGTCAGCGAATGGTTCCAGTGGAAAACCTGCTGCGTTTGAGCCCGAAAAGAAGGAGCTGACACACTATAAGGTCGTCGATAAGACCTCCAACATCGTCGATAAGGTGGTAAAGGTCGCGTCCTACGTCGAGGTGGTGTCTGACCTAGAGGACAACACGGTCGTTGAAGATCCGATCATCGTTGCCGCTGCAAAACCACTTCCGGTCGTAGAAAAACCACTCCCAGCAGTGCCTCTCGAACAACCGAAAGCAACCACACGCACCACGGACGCTCCGAACGCGTCCATGTCGGATCTTGCCAAATGGGTGCGCCATGAAGCCGCTCGAACCATCTCCCACAAGGACATCGGTGAAGTAACCTCAACGATCCCGGTACTGCGCacggaaaagaaacccattTCACCACCGGTCGCGGCAAGAACCAACGCTCCGGAAACGGTTCCCGTCCCTGTACGACGTGAGCTACGTTCGTCGGTGGAATCGAAGAAGCTAAACCTTGCGGAAATTCGTAAGTCATTCGAATCGAAGTCCGCCAACAGCACCGTCGTTCCGGCACCCGTCAAGCAACCGCCGAAGGAGACCGTCacgacaccggcaccggttgtACCACCGACGGTCACACCGGTACACGCCACACCAAAAAGCCAAGCGAACGGTCACGATCGGTTCTCGTCCTGGGACTCGCTGGCGTCCTCATCCTCCGGTGTTTCGTCCCTGCAAACCAACAGCCTGGGATTGGGAAATGCCGCCCCGAACTGTTCCGGATCGTCACAGACGCTGCAGAGTACGCCCTCGGATTATGGAAGCTTCTCGTCGCTTGGTAGTAGCCACAGTTTGATTACACCACAAGACCTGCAGCTGATCATCGAAGAGGCTGATCCACCGCTTGCAACACCGGAAGCGTTCGTCGTTGTGTTGCAGCGTGAAACCCCGGAAAGTAGCATCGGAATCACGCTAGCCGGTGGTTCTGATTATGAAGCCAAGGAAATCACG ATTCACAAAATTCTCACCAACTCGCCCGCGGATCGTGATGGGCGGTTGAAGAAGGGCGATCGTATCCTTTCGATCAATGGCCTCAGCATGCGAGGTCTCACCCATCGGGAGTCTCTCAGTGTACTTAAG ACACCACGACCAGAAGTCGTCATGGTGATCACCCGATCAAAGTCCCTGGTGATGGACGCGCTGGCGAAGCTGAAACGACCATCAATGGGCTCACTGAGCTCGCTGGCGGAGAAAAGCGAACTTACCTCGGAGTACGAGCGCAAGATGAAGATCCAGCACAAAGCATCCCGTTCGCTGGATCTCGATCATCTCGATGTGGCCTCGAACGAAG CTGAAAGTGTGTTCGATGGTACCGCCTCCGAGGATGGTCTGCTGTCAGCGGATGACGTTTCCAAATGTTCCTCTAGCAATGCCAACGAAAACG CTAGCTCCTTCGTGGTCGCCGAAGCCCCGGAAGGTTGTCGCATGGTAGAAATCAACAAAGATGGCGCTGGTCTCGGTTTCTCGATCGAAGGTGGCTTTGATTCACCAACCGGCAACAAACCGTTGATAATCAAGAAAATTTTCATGG gtGGTGCCGCTGAAAAGTCCGGCATATTGCGCGCCGGCGAGGAGATTGTTGCCATTAATGATGTCTCGATTGCAAAAATGACCCGGATACAGGTGTGGAACATGATGAAGAAGCTCCCGAACGGCAGCGTATGCCTTACGCTGAAGTAA
- the LOC128731478 gene encoding probable rRNA-processing protein EBP2 homolog yields MLLAQEPVDAMDDTSDTDVRQRFRKSFDESEESEFSDEDDSDEELRQAFLRKELKPGLNVIAKKEHPPVNDTLKLKAALETCVLKAPWLERMDLVNDLAPLTPELAIQMEKHQQKRENQFKGNRKIPYVAPEADTVLNDFKREILFHRQAQAATIEGIRRLHDLGVATKRPDDYFAEMAKSDEHMQRIRKVLMDKQEGIAKSERVRQLREQRRMGKLIQRQATEKRDEERRKMLGDIKKFRKGKLSNLDFLDDDDGPRGEFRKSGKAPPSKNKKKVVSGKRKARDAKFGFGGRKKGSKQNTKESCMSDGRRRTNRAGGGPAGKKGGKGGAGGKSRPGKSRRAQMKGGRKK; encoded by the exons ATGTTGCTCGCACAGGAACCGGTCGAC GCAATGGACGATACATCCGACACGGATGTACGCCAGAGATTCAGGAAGTCTTTCGACGAAAGTGAAGAATCCGAGTTTTCCGACGAAGACGATTCAGATGAGGAG CTACGGCAAGCTTTCCTGCGAAAGGAGCTAAAACCCGGCCTGAATGTGATCGCTAAAAAAGAACATCCTCCGGTGAACGATACACTGAAGCTGAAGGCAGCCCTCGAAACGTGCGTCCTGAAAGCGCCCTGGCTGGAGCGGATGGACCTGGTGAACGATCTGGCCCCGCTGACGCCGGAACTGGCGATTCAGATGGAAAAGCACCAGCAAAAGCGCGAGAACCAGTTCAAGGGCAACCGGAAGATACCGTACGTCGCGCCGGAAGCCGACACGGTGCTGAACGATTTCAAGCGGGAAATCCTGTTCCACCGGCAGGCACAAGCCGCAACCATCGAGGGCATCCGCCGGCTGCACGATCTCGGGGTAGCTACGAAGCGGCCGGACGATTATTTCGCAGAAATGGCGAAATCGGACGAGCACATGCAGCGCATCCGGAAGGTGCTGATGGACAAGCAGGAAGGTATCGCGAAATCGGAACGTGTGCGGCAGTTGCGAGAGCAGCGGCGCATGGGCAAACTGATCCAGCGTCAGGCTACGGAGAAACGTGACGAAGAACGGCGCAAAATGCTTGGTGACATTAAGAAGTTCCGCAAGGGCAAGCTGTCGAATTTGGACTttctcgatgatgatgatgggccgCGGGGCGAGTTCCGCAAATCGGGCAAAGCGCCACCGAgcaagaacaagaagaaggtGGTCAGTGGGAAGCGTAAGGCGCGCGATGCTAAGTTTGGTTTCGGTGGGCGTAAGAAGGGCTCGAAGCAGAATACCAAGGAATCGTGCATGAGTGACGGTCGCCGGCGTACGAATCGAGCGGGTGGTGGCCCTGCGGGGAAGAAGGGCGGTAAGGGTGGTGCTGGGGGAAAATCTCGACCCGGTAAGTCTCGCCGCGCGCAAATGAAGGGTGGCCGCAAGAAGTAG